Proteins co-encoded in one Arachis stenosperma cultivar V10309 chromosome 7, arast.V10309.gnm1.PFL2, whole genome shotgun sequence genomic window:
- the LOC130939289 gene encoding uncharacterized protein LOC130939289, with translation MDSSSEEIVSSSSSPTKRVHKKRGSNQQVVEESIKKPKTQENDDDEVEESNGDDDHDDYQEDSSEKRLLLERLKEFDKTKHKISRKIRERYVCHTCKMVFPTFHAVSCHVHDEKINNHNHLSSNSLSSPSPTTTTTVNDDNNKVGKLVINNFNDEHVKNNSESKFNKGVVVNDPPTIRRVLDFDLNELPHAEEDK, from the exons ATGGATTCTAGCTCAGAAGAAATagtttcatcatcatcatcaccaactAAAAGG GTTCACAAGAAGAGAGGAAGCAACCAACAAGTAGTGGAAGAAAGCATCAAGAAGCCAAAGACAcaagaaaatgatgatgatgaagttGAAGAAAGTaatggtgatgatgatcatGATGATTATCAAGAAGATTCATCAGAGAAAAGGTTGTTATTAGAGAGGTTGAAAGAATTTGATAAAACAAAGCACAAGATCTCAAGAAAGATTAGAGAAAGATATGTGTGTCACACTTGCAAGATGGTGTTCCCAACATTTCATGCAGTGAGTTGCCATGTTCATGATGAGAAGATCAATAATCATAACCATCTTTCTTCTAATTCATTATCATCACCATctccaacaacaacaacaaccgtTAATGATGACAACAATAAAGTTGGTAAGTtagttattaataattttaatgatgAACATGTCAAAAATAATAGTGAGTCTAAATTCAATAAGGGAGTAGTGGTTAATGATCCTCCTACTATTAGAAGAGTGCTAGATTTTGATCTCAATGAGTTGCCTCATGCGGAGGAAGATAAATAA
- the LOC130939290 gene encoding uncharacterized protein LOC130939290, protein MAIGTLSLLTMVRFESGIFNGLPPPFSPKLSPHSHILLTKPSWVVRTESNVKKKRRKKPDPHCVVCEGSGRVDCHQCRGKGRTNQVHLEMLSKGEWPKWCRTCGGSGLGYCSRCLGTGEYRYIMGFHFMNRDDDKSQENKS, encoded by the coding sequence ATGGCTATTGGGACCCTAAGTTTATTGACAATGGTTCGATTCGAGAGTGGGATTTTCAATGGCCTACCTCCTCCTTTCTCCCCCAAGTTGTCGCCACATAGTCACATCTTACTCACTAAGCCATCTTGGGTTGTGAGAACGGAGTCAAATGttaagaagaagagaagaaagaagccGGATCCGCATTGTGTAGTCTGTGAGGGGAGTGGACGAGTCGATTGCCACCAGTGTCGTGGGAAGGGAAGGACAAACCAGGTTCATTTGGAAATGCTTTCGAAAGGCGAATGGCCAAAATGGTGTAGAACTTGTGGCGGAAGCGGTCTTGGTTACTGCTCCCGTTGCCTTGGTACTGGAGAATATAGGTATATTATGGGATTCCATTTCATGAACAGGGACGATGATAAATCCCAAGAAAACAAGTCTTAG